In bacterium (Candidatus Blackallbacteria) CG13_big_fil_rev_8_21_14_2_50_49_14, the following are encoded in one genomic region:
- a CDS encoding glyoxalase gives MQPLFVLYVADQVKSAGFYRVVLDLEPCLDVPGMTQFELHQGSLLGLMPETGIQRLLGDQIPDLSLFRGVPRAELYLRVAEPQRYHARVLAQGGKELSPLQKRGWGDLAAYSQDLDGHVLAFARSV, from the coding sequence ATGCAACCCTTATTTGTTCTGTATGTGGCCGATCAAGTGAAAAGCGCTGGTTTTTACCGGGTGGTTCTGGATTTGGAACCGTGTTTGGATGTGCCGGGAATGACCCAATTTGAACTCCATCAGGGCAGTCTTTTGGGACTGATGCCTGAAACTGGAATTCAACGGCTTTTAGGGGATCAAATTCCTGATTTGTCTTTGTTCAGGGGAGTGCCTCGGGCAGAACTGTATCTGAGAGTTGCCGAACCTCAGCGATATCATGCCCGGGTGCTTGCCCAGGGGGGGAAAGAGCTAAGCCCTCTGCAAAAGCGTGGCTGGGGAGACCTGGCTGCCTATAGTCAGGATTTGGATGGACATGTTCTGGCGTTTGCACGGTCTGTTTAA
- a CDS encoding acyl-CoA dehydrogenase, with amino-acid sequence MSDKNGFLRNLFMGDVLDEIIFPFPRMKAEEQETIEMISASIKAFGKGINPDKIDKDEKLPAEVLEEMKELGLFGLIIPEEHEGIGLSISGYARVLEDLAVLGSAVAATVGGHQSIGMKGLLLAGNETQKKKYLPKLASGEMIAAFCLTEPNSGSDAASIRTRAVLSEDGSHFILNGEKQFITNGGFADFYTVFAQTSVEEGGLKQDKITAFMVTRDLGGVSSGPEEQKMGWKGSSTTMVFFENVKVPVENVLGEVGKGFKVAMEILNNGRLSTSTASFGVAKHLIDMSVKYANERKQFGKHIGQFDLIKEKIANMSMLAYGMQCVGYLTAGLVDNGMEDYAIEAAVAKVFSTESLWKICDEAMQIHGGMGYIRELPIERFMRDARLGLIIEGTSEISRAMISLEGLKSLGKFLKKAGLRGYAQKTLTPARMTKAHSLLQKESQLFCKGVDKLSAYAMQLLRIYKKDVIMLQLHQKRIADSVIDLYVMAAMLSRTSALLEMGKTKEEAKTELYLTRSFCRMAFERIERNMDQFDLNHDPYLTRLADTLYEDGGFQPKIFDLGTFEDMPKRKEMATSAS; translated from the coding sequence ATGTCTGACAAAAATGGCTTTCTCCGTAATTTGTTCATGGGCGATGTGCTGGATGAAATTATCTTTCCTTTTCCACGCATGAAGGCCGAAGAACAGGAAACCATTGAAATGATTTCCGCCAGTATCAAAGCTTTTGGCAAAGGCATCAATCCCGATAAAATCGACAAAGACGAAAAACTGCCAGCTGAAGTGCTTGAAGAAATGAAAGAATTGGGTCTTTTTGGCCTGATTATTCCAGAAGAGCATGAAGGCATTGGCCTGAGTATTTCTGGCTATGCCCGTGTACTTGAAGATCTGGCTGTTTTAGGCAGTGCCGTAGCCGCCACAGTGGGGGGGCATCAAAGCATCGGCATGAAGGGCCTGCTCTTGGCTGGAAATGAAACCCAGAAAAAGAAATATCTGCCCAAACTGGCCAGCGGAGAAATGATTGCGGCCTTCTGTCTGACCGAACCCAATTCCGGTTCCGATGCCGCCAGTATCCGCACCCGTGCCGTTTTAAGTGAAGACGGCAGTCATTTTATTCTCAACGGTGAAAAGCAATTTATCACCAACGGTGGTTTTGCCGATTTCTATACGGTTTTTGCCCAGACCTCCGTTGAAGAAGGCGGACTGAAACAGGACAAAATCACAGCCTTTATGGTGACCCGTGATCTGGGCGGTGTCAGCAGTGGCCCCGAAGAACAGAAAATGGGCTGGAAGGGTTCTTCCACCACCATGGTCTTCTTTGAAAATGTCAAAGTGCCTGTGGAAAACGTGCTCGGTGAAGTGGGTAAAGGCTTCAAAGTTGCCATGGAAATTCTCAACAATGGCCGTTTAAGCACCTCTACAGCCTCTTTTGGCGTGGCCAAGCACTTGATTGATATGAGCGTCAAATACGCCAATGAGCGCAAGCAGTTCGGCAAACATATCGGCCAGTTTGACCTGATCAAAGAAAAAATCGCCAATATGTCGATGCTGGCCTATGGCATGCAGTGCGTCGGCTATCTGACCGCCGGTCTGGTCGACAATGGCATGGAAGATTACGCGATTGAAGCCGCTGTTGCCAAAGTCTTCAGCACCGAATCGCTTTGGAAAATCTGCGACGAAGCCATGCAGATTCATGGCGGCATGGGCTATATCCGCGAACTGCCGATTGAGCGCTTTATGCGCGATGCCCGTCTGGGCCTGATCATTGAAGGCACCAGTGAAATTTCACGCGCCATGATTTCACTTGAAGGCTTGAAATCTCTGGGCAAATTCCTGAAAAAAGCTGGGTTGCGAGGCTATGCACAAAAAACCTTGACCCCCGCCCGCATGACCAAGGCGCACAGCCTGCTGCAGAAAGAATCCCAACTCTTCTGCAAAGGTGTCGACAAGCTCAGTGCCTACGCCATGCAATTGCTGCGGATCTATAAAAAAGACGTGATCATGCTGCAACTTCACCAAAAGCGCATTGCCGACAGCGTGATTGATCTTTACGTCATGGCCGCCATGCTCTCACGCACTTCGGCTCTGCTGGAGATGGGCAAGACCAAAGAAGAAGCCAAAACCGAACTCTATCTGACCCGCTCCTTCTGCCGGATGGCCTTTGAACGGATTGAACGCAATATGGATCAGTTTGATTTGAACCACGATCCCTATCTGACCCGCCTGGCCGATACCCTCTACGAAGACGGGGGTTTCCAACCCAAAATCTTTGATCTGGGCACCTTTGAAGACATGCCCAAGCGCAAAGAAATGGCAACCAGCGCTTCTTAA